TTGCGGTTATTCCCAGGGAATCAATCCTAAGGTATTGTTCGACCAACTCGTGTAAGGATTTACTCTGCTCACATTCGCACATATGAAAAAATCCAGCTTCGGACGATCCGAATTCCGATGCTCCATAAACCGTCCATCCCAGGCGACATTTTGCTGCTATCGGATCCCCTATTGCTCCTTCTCGAATTTTTTGCGTTGCCGCTACGTACAGATTATCATTACCGATCAGAATCTTCGGTATGGCGTTCTTGTAACTCTGAATCGGTAATCCTTGAAGATGTGGGTACTTTTGAATCAACTCCTGTCCCCGGATGGTCTGCTTGGGCAGGTTTAAACACTTCACCGTCCTAACCTCCTTCAATTTGTAATGTTGTCCTGGATTAGAGTTGCCACATATATCTAATGAGACTCGTTTAGAATTCTTTTCGTTCCGTCGTATATTTGCGGTCCATTGTAGACATAGCGGTGCTTTTTCTCCTTCTACCTCTAGCTGCTTAACGACTTCCTCTTCTACCAGCGTCAACGAAGATCCTTCATCCAAAAATGCAAACACCTCTACAGATCGTCCATTTCCGAACAACGTTACCGGTATGATTCGGAACAACGTCGTATGCTCCGCATGATGATGGTTTGCAACTGCTCCAGTCGCCTTGGGTTCTGATTCGTCATTCGGTTTTTCGTGCAGTGAAGGAtggtgtttttgtttacactcATCGATCCCACACTGCTTCGCAGCCTTACACGGTCTCCTTCCGTGGCAATTGAGACAGCTACTGCACATATTAAGCTCCCTTACCTTCCTCCACCTATCAGCGACGTTCAGTTCCACGAATTTCGGGCAATTTTTGACTCGATGCTCAGGGTCCCGACAGATAAAGCAAACTGGAATAACGTTTTTCCTTACTCGTTCAACCTCAACCTTCATTTGGTGGTCAGCGATACGATTATTCGAGACGTGGGACATAACAGCACCAGCGGATGTCCTCATATCAACGACTTcttctgattctgaatcggaTTCCACCTCAGCATGCGCACCGAAGAAATTCTGCTCCCTCATTTTATCCTTTCGTCCGGTTCTCTGAATAGGTTTGGAGCTCATATTGTCACGATTTACCGACACATTGGAAATACCTTTTACGATGCCGCCCAAATATGTGCAGAAAGTCGGTAAGTCGGCTGTCCCTACTTTTTCAATATACATGCCCCAttccatttgaaaatttggtggCAGCTTCTCAACCAATTCAAACAGTAACGTTGGGTTGTTCAGATGTTGATCCGCTAGTGCCAGGTGACAGCATAGATTTTGAACAGCTAACCCGAAGTTGACTAATGTTTCCAGTTTATCGGCTCTTGGGGCAGGCACTTGCTTAGCTTTCTGTAGCAACCTATAGATCAAAATCTCTGGTTTACCATAAAGAGTCTCTAGCGTACTGATGATCGAGGGTACTGCGTCTGGCATCATGAGTCGACTGCATACTGCTTCATAGGCGGAACCTTTTAGACATCGTTGTAGTCTCATAAGATTTTCTGTGTCGTCGAATCCACAGGCTTCTGAAGTCATACGGAAAGTACGAATGAAGAGCGGCCAATCTTCGGGATTCCCGCTAAAAATCGGCAAATCTTTCGTCAATATTTGTCGAGATAATAACTGCTTCTTCGTAGGGCACACTTCAAAACTTATCGGTCCATTCGCACCATTAACACTTCCACCTTCGTCAACACGGGTAGCAGGTGCACCACCAATTGATCCATATTGCGGGTTGCCGTCATACACAGCCGCTGAAGTGCTGGCATTAGCCCATGCCACTTTTGACAAACCGGAAAAGCTTTCCGCGCGATTGGGAGATAACTCCGATGGATAGTTGAAACCTCGCCCATTTGGCGGAAcaaaggaaatatttttaaattgctctACAATTTGACTTTCGTCTTTGTTCAATTCTGAGGGACCTATCTTTCGACCTGATCTGTTTATTTCCATTTGATTGGACCAGCTATTGGCGTGTACAGGAACTTTACTTTGGAAAAACTTTGACAATTCAGAAACCCTATTGTTTGCTGTGTGTGCTAATCTACCTCTCGGTTCAGTTTTATTAGCTAGCTCCTGACTTCTTGGCTCTCGCAAAGTGGATTGGAAACCCAACGGAGGTAGTCCCTTGCGCCACTCTTCTACCTTATTTATCCCACTTTGAGCGGATTTCCTACTCCTGGTTTCACTTACGGCGTCTTCCTCGTCCTCCAGTGCCTGTAGCttctttttcataaattcttccTCCAGTTGAAGTTGTCGTCGTTCGAATTGAGCCTCTTTTTCCAGACGTTCCTGCTCGCGTCGCCTTGCATCATCTCGACGTTCGAAATCGAGCTGCTTTTCACGCAGCGTTTTTTCCGCCTCGAGTCGTTGAAGGGTTAACCGAGCTCTGGTTTTAGATGACGTTATCGAATTGTGGGTCAAAGCTCTTGTTGGTACGATCGTCTCTCCCCTAGGAGTAGCAGGCTCGGGTCTCGAATCCATAACCGTAGCCTTTTGGCACGCCGGGCACGTGAAACTACGTTCACTGATGCTTTCTCCAACGCCTACGCACGCATAGTGCCACCAAGTGTCACAGTGATCACATTGGACCATTTCATCGTTGTCCGGTGCAGTACAAGCCGAGCAACTTCCGACCTTACCGTCCGGGAGCACGTTGTCCATTGGTTTTCCTtccattttcaagaaatttctttTAGTTTGTTGAGGGAGAATTGTGATACGTCTTTTGAGCGTCGAACACCGTCACTTCGTAGTGTATCTTTAGCTAAAAGCTATTAATATTTCGTTATTAATATAGAAATTCAGTAATTTTACCCGACTTACAAATTTCGTAACCTCAATCTTCCTAATTCTCCTTCCAACAACTATCCAACACACTCACTCGTGCTACAATCTGGTAAGTATAATTTAGggaaatttcattgtttttaaatttaattttacttacaataatattatttcttttCTATTTCAGATATTCCAATGAACTCAATCGCGTGGACAAATTAATGCTTCCTTACTTCCTGTTGACTTCGTGAATTCTACCCAACTCCCCTTTAGATTGTTTACATCATCATCTTTCGATCTCAATCATCATTATAAGACTAAACACTCTGAGAAAAGCTCCTATCAATATTATCCGAAAATTCTAACAATTATTGATCGGCTAACATATATCTTCCAGGACGATTCCGTTTTGCTTAAATGTAAAGCCAATCGTGGCCAGATTACATGATCGTATTAGGTTTATGCCAAAGTCATAGATTTCATCCAGACTACACCCAGCTTCAGCCATAGCTCCAAGTATCTTATGAACCAGAACCACTCCTGCCAAACCTCGCTTTCCAACGCTGGGCCTCACATGTTCAGCATCAATCGAACAATCTTCACCGACCAGCAACATTCGCACGTTTTCAAGCCCCAGCATCGATTTCGCCCGTTCCAAAGCAATGCCGAAATTCAATCGATCTCCGGTATAGTTTTTAACAATCATTATCAAACCGGCACCTTTCGAGCAGCCCACCGCCTTTAAACAAGACATAATCGCCGATACCGAAGGTGAACTGAAGATATCCCCGCAAACGGCACCGCTAAGCATTCCGCGACCGACATACCCGGCATGGGCAGGTTCATGACCACTTCCTCCACCGGAAATAAGTTTGACGCGTTCATCCAATGGATCGTTGTCAATGCGCAGTACACATTTGCTGTCCATAAGCAATTGGAGCCCATCATGGCCACGGATCAATCCTTCCAGAGAGGACGATGTTGATGTCAACAAGTTCATATTCGATTCCAACAAGTTGATTACGTATTTAGTTTTTCGATGCTGCTACTTACTCTGGAGAATTATTGGTAAGCTATATTCACCTATCGGGTAGTGAAGACTTGTAATAACGATTTATAGTATCAGTTTTAGCTATTTTAATGGAgatttaaagtatttttacCGTGAATACGTGATGCAAATGAAAATTACGTGTTATCAGTAGACAAactgaatcaaaacaatcatcGGCACAAGTATCATCATTAGATCAACTATCAAGTGCGAAGATGATGGAAAACAAAGAAATAAAAGAGTTGCTAGTCAGATTAGGGTGGCTAGAAGTTTTGATTATGATGCGGGATAGACTTGATAGCAACATATATACAGGTTTCCCTATAGGATTACGTATTACTCGGGTCACGTccgttttgaaaaaagaaaaaagcaaaaaaaaaatgaatggttactctacttaacgacccgttcgctgtatcgtaaagtgcgtccaaacgattccatttcatgaaaaaaagactAGCTTATcgtacattaataatccaaaactataaagctaATCTTTCGTGAGTCCTGGGAAAAAGATAATGGAAATCGTTATTGTATCATACTGATTTATGCGGGTACTACTAACGAAAAATAGTAATAGAAACCGAAACAAATAATGGTGCTTGTGGGAGTCGAGTAACGTCctgactcaatttttttttgcgattttcatcTCTTAGGATGATCATTCATCCCATGGTGTCCTGTCTTCTCTGTGACTGACGGCGTCGAGTCGACAGTTCAGTGACATTCGATGGTTTTTTGCAGTTGCAGCTGACGATTTTAGTTTGGATGATCCTTCAATGGGGACAGAGAAATGAGATGAGGCCCtttgagatttatttttaattgacatGTATTTTGGATAATGtttctaaaaacaaaaactttttcatatgATTAGAggagaaaataaataatgaagcTATAAACTGGCCATAAATGAATACGCGTGTGCTCTTATTCCGTTTAGAATCTGCCTTCTGCCTCATTCAGAAGTATTGGTAAAGAAACAGACATCCaaagttatttcaatatttttctacgttgAGCATACGAAAACACCCTGACAGGTGGATAGGTTTCCCCTTGAAAATTCAACCATATCGGGTCGATTTTCAAATTGCACATTCCAAGCTGACCAGacaattttttcgtaaattaataATTAGAACTATGAAATATTTACCTGAATAATCCGCCTAGCTGTTAGTTGTAACACTTCCTAGCGGTTAACACTTAAAATTACTCGATTTTTTCGTAACAAACTTCGCTGCTTAAACAATGTTGACAAATCGCACCAGCAGAAATTTACAAGCACACGCTCATTTTCTTATAACCATTTTTGGTtggaaaataaccatttttcggGTTTTGCTGTAAAACtgtgaatatggttattttttaagaaaagatgTGGTTGAAATTTAAACCATATTCGAAGTTTCGGAGCGTTAaccaaaaaatggttaaaaatttaacCTCAACTTTGTCGGACCTATTTTGCATTCGAATATTTGAATAGtcgacattttgtttttttgtggtGTTTTCTGAAAGAGTAAAATAAATCATGACCAATCACGCGAAGAACAGAGCAGAAAAAGTAGTTCGGAGCCGGAGGAAATTATCCCCGTCAAGCCTAGCTAGCAAATAGAGACTTGGCGAGCCGGTGCCTAGCAGCATTTCCCGGATCCGAACCGTTGAATTAACCTATGGAACTGTTCAGGATGGATGAATACCAGCAGACAAGAGCAAACCGAATTATTTATACCGCGTGAGTGCACATCGAACACCTAAATCCGAGCAGCATTACCCGCATCCGGAGTTATGTTTTCCCAATGGGCTAAACCAACTTTCAAGGCATCATGAAGCAATCTGCTAATAAGtctttctattatttttatcgACCGTAGAACCATGACCATTTGCATCCTTTTTAGCTCCACTGATTTGGCGGATCAGAAACTACGTTCGTTGTATGTTTCcggaaacattaaaattcagttCAGAGAATCATTTTTTGCCCTGTCGATTTCCAAAATCAtcaagtaagtttaaaaaaaagttttcttagtTATATGTGGATTAATTGAACACCTTATTCTGCTTTTAGTGCTCTGTTGGATTGGAACAACTCGCACCCAAAGGTTTCCAAACAGTTCGGTTGCACATCAAAGAACAATTTTCCCGCAAACAATCAATTCCGGACATGCATCTGATGGCAGCATCAATTGAACTCGAACACAATCTCCCAACAAATTGTACATCACAATATACGATATATACGCTGTGAGACGCGTGAAAACTAGCATATGGGAGACATGGGAACAGCGATGGCACTCGAATCAATCTTTTCTCAGGCAAAATAAATACGCACCTACGCAGTACAAAGACCGGAAAAGTCCCGCAGACCAGCGTGTTCTTTCAAGACTTCGTATTGGGCACACTAGACTGACACACGCATATTTGTTCGAGAAAACTACTGCACCGATTTGCCAGTTCTGTGGTGTACAAACTACAATTCAACATATTCTAACTGACTGCCACGGATTCAAAGAAGCACGTGATAAACACAGTATAAGAGGAACAGTCTACGAAATCTTAAGAAACGAAGAATCACAAGAACATTCACTTTTAGAATTCCTTAAAGAATGTAATATCTACAAAACTCTGTAGAAATTAAATAATCAAGACACGAATGCCGCagagatggtaaagtgtctcaaataaaacaaaaaaaaaaaaaaaaaaatatacgatATAAACTATTGAGAATCATTGCGCTTTTATTTTAGTATTGCAGAATTTCCATTAAATTCGTTCATCGCAACAAACGGCTCTTTCCATTAAGGttcaatttcaaccatttttcaacATCTCCAAAGAAATTTCATTCGGTtgtaaaataacaatattcgaacttctcccaaaaaagtcattttatgacttctcattgagaactcataaaatggcatttcccaggtaaaggtcaaaaatggttatttttgaatcttaaatggtttaataatCTCTAGCGtgcagaaaatttgagcgacGACCAATTAGGTCAACTTTATTCTTATTGGATTATAAATCCCGCCCTcccgaaaaaaaggaaaaaaaaaacagccggACATGCTAAAATAAGTTTGATTGAAAGTTctattgaaattctaaatgaaaaaaatatatataggaATTAAATTTTACGGGGATTTCATAAGACTGGAATAgtcgttattttcaaattttgaagaaggTTATTAATATTTGATGTTGTTctctaaaaacttttaaattattaatatcagttgaagaaaatcgaatgaaaaaaactCATATAAACTCAAAATGTGGCGAATTCGGAGACTTCATTCACTGTTGTTGAGGCTGTTGAGTCCTAAAGTAGTTAGATTGACTTTTGCGTGTAAGTGTTTCGGAtcgaataataaacaaattgatAACAGGTTCCAGTTTTTCGCaaataaaaatcctaaaaaatccTTTGTCTTATTCCATAATCAACCAGAAATCTTTGGGTAGGTAATACCGTTACAGTTCAATCTTTCCCTAATAACGATTTTGACTTTAAATTTCTAGCTACGAAATGCCGCCCGGACGTGGGACAACGACGACGCTGACCACGACCCAACTCTACATCAACATCAGCATCTTGTCGCTTGGTCTCAATGCGGTTTACGTGGCCTATCTGGTCAATTCTGGTCACCTGTACGATACCGGTAAGTGTTGGTCCTCCCATGTGGTTCTGCTGCTTCCAGCCATCGAGCTCCTGAAGGATCTGTTCGTCAGAAAAGCCTTCATGCTGGATGGTGCGGCCCGTGCTTCCCTTACTTCAGGGATTACTTCCACCACCGGATCTAGCAAAAACGCCAAAGGGACAACGAAGAAATCATCTCCTCTTGGCGATTCCGGAGGCATAGTCGGCATCATCTTCGGTTCGATTGTATTTTATGCATTCGTTTGTCTCATTCTGGGAGCTCCTTTGGATCAATACGAGGAAACTGTTTCGCTGGCCAGTGTCCTAACGTCGTTAACCATTTTTCCGATAGTTTTGTTCCTCGGTCATACCGAGACGATGCGATTGTTGTTTTCTGAAAGTCTAGAGCTTCGGTCGTCCTTGGCCAATGGTTACTTGAACCTGCTGAAGAACAACTGCATCGGAGTGATCCTCGGAGCTTGGGGAGCATCGGTGGTGGCTCCGCTGGATTGGGACCGTCCCTGGCAGGTGTATCCGGTGCCGAATGTTGTCGGAGCCATTGCGGGCGCCTTTGGCATGAACGTGTTCACCTTGCTTAGCACGACGTACTTTGCGCTCACTAATGACCGTAGGAAAAGGGGAATGGTTTAAGGACAAAAGTTGTTTTTGGCGGACTTTTTCGTGTCGATTTGTTTATCCTTTGGCGAATTTAGTGATCATTTTCGATCCTGGTTTCTAGTCTATCGAGTATTAAGTGTTAATAGCTGTTGCACAAGTATAGGACGAGCAATGAAACaatattatttcaa
This sequence is a window from Uranotaenia lowii strain MFRU-FL chromosome 3, ASM2978415v1, whole genome shotgun sequence. Protein-coding genes within it:
- the LOC129754379 gene encoding uncharacterized protein LOC129754379 isoform X1, with the protein product MWRIRRLHSLLLRLLSPKVVRLTFACKCFGSNNKQIDNRFQFFANKNPKKSFVLFHNQPEIFGYEMPPGRGTTTTLTTTQLYINISILSLGLNAVYVAYLVNSGHLYDTGKCWSSHVVLLLPAIELLKDLFVRKAFMLDGAARASLTSGITSTTGSSKNAKGTTKKSSPLGDSGGIVGIIFGSIVFYAFVCLILGAPLDQYEETVSLASVLTSLTIFPIVLFLGHTETMRLLFSESLELRSSLANGYLNLLKNNCIGVILGAWGASVVAPLDWDRPWQVYPVPNVVGAIAGAFGMNVFTLLSTTYFALTNDRRKRGMV
- the LOC129754379 gene encoding uncharacterized protein LOC129754379 isoform X2, giving the protein MPPGRGTTTTLTTTQLYINISILSLGLNAVYVAYLVNSGHLYDTGKCWSSHVVLLLPAIELLKDLFVRKAFMLDGAARASLTSGITSTTGSSKNAKGTTKKSSPLGDSGGIVGIIFGSIVFYAFVCLILGAPLDQYEETVSLASVLTSLTIFPIVLFLGHTETMRLLFSESLELRSSLANGYLNLLKNNCIGVILGAWGASVVAPLDWDRPWQVYPVPNVVGAIAGAFGMNVFTLLSTTYFALTNDRRKRGMV